A stretch of the Thermofilum adornatum genome encodes the following:
- a CDS encoding cobalamin B12-binding domain-containing protein, with translation MSEGACSRVFEKVSRAVAELDYAGAEAGVAEALGLGCDVYRLVEEGLRRGMVEVGARFERGEYFLPELVEAGELFNSLMERYVLPRLSTHAGGRRGLVVIGTVRGDIHDIGKNLVALMLRVNGFEVVDLGVDVSPERFVEAVKKYRPDILGMSALLTTTMLEMRNVIDALKSAGLRDKVKVIVGGAPVTEEFAREIGADAYGRDAVDAVEKCIRLLEKHT, from the coding sequence ATGAGTGAGGGCGCCTGTTCAAGGGTTTTTGAAAAAGTTAGCAGGGCTGTCGCGGAGCTTGACTATGCGGGTGCGGAGGCTGGGGTTGCCGAGGCGCTGGGGCTGGGCTGTGATGTCTATAGGCTTGTGGAGGAGGGTCTGCGTAGGGGGATGGTCGAGGTTGGGGCTAGGTTTGAGCGTGGGGAGTACTTTTTGCCTGAGCTCGTGGAGGCAGGGGAGCTCTTTAACTCTTTGATGGAGAGGTATGTTTTGCCGAGGCTTTCGACGCATGCTGGTGGTAGGAGGGGGCTCGTTGTTATTGGGACTGTTCGTGGGGATATCCATGACATTGGGAAGAACCTTGTGGCTTTGATGCTCAGGGTGAACGGCTTCGAGGTTGTTGACTTGGGTGTGGACGTGTCTCCCGAGAGGTTTGTGGAGGCCGTGAAGAAGTATAGGCCGGACATTTTGGGTATGAGCGCGCTCTTGACTACTACTATGCTTGAGATGAGGAATGTGATAGATGCCTTGAAGTCTGCGGGCCTAAGGGACAAGGTGAAGGTCATTGTTGGTGGTGCGCCTGTAACGGAGGAGTTTGCCAGGGAGATCGGCGCGGACGCCTATGGCCGGGACGCTGTCGACGCCGTGGAGAAGTGTATAAGGCTCTTGGAGAAACATACATAA
- a CDS encoding sugar ABC transporter substrate-binding protein produces MSQQKTSPTTKTLVLAIIALIIGAIIGYGFAATTMVPYSKYAELEEKLKQAGGGAPSAPEYTFYYVSHGGPADPWWAPVIKGSQDAAKLLNVKVVYSGPEKFSVQALVDLLNSAIAARPNGIILTITDYNALDQPARSAISQGIPIIAVNVPDPRPVNQRIPYLSYVGQNEYDAGYYLAKYLVDKGYKPKRVVIGIHEVGHIGLETRAKGITDAITQAYPGTPVEKLDITTDPTKAAEAFKSYLTAHPDTDVIFTLGPLGAHPALQVLREMKLTGKVHLLTVDIDDTILKAIDAGELDAAVSQQPYAQGFLPVVFMYLYVKYGIIPPPQVPTGPTVIDKARLETVRKQIATTGGA; encoded by the coding sequence ATGTCACAACAAAAAACAAGCCCAACGACCAAGACCCTCGTTCTCGCCATCATCGCACTAATAATCGGCGCCATAATCGGCTACGGATTTGCAGCAACAACAATGGTTCCGTATTCCAAGTACGCCGAGCTAGAAGAAAAACTAAAACAGGCGGGCGGAGGAGCCCCATCTGCGCCTGAATACACATTCTACTATGTCTCACACGGTGGACCCGCAGACCCATGGTGGGCCCCAGTCATAAAAGGGTCCCAGGACGCAGCCAAACTCTTAAACGTTAAAGTTGTCTACTCTGGCCCCGAAAAATTCAGCGTACAGGCACTCGTAGACCTCCTAAACAGCGCTATTGCCGCTAGACCAAACGGGATAATATTAACCATCACAGATTACAACGCCCTAGACCAGCCTGCACGCTCAGCAATATCACAAGGCATACCCATAATAGCTGTAAACGTCCCTGATCCAAGACCCGTTAACCAGAGGATACCCTACCTAAGCTACGTTGGACAAAACGAGTACGACGCAGGCTACTACTTGGCAAAATATTTAGTCGACAAGGGCTACAAGCCTAAACGCGTGGTTATAGGCATACACGAGGTTGGACACATAGGTCTAGAGACGAGAGCAAAAGGAATAACTGATGCAATTACACAGGCATATCCAGGAACACCAGTTGAAAAGCTAGACATCACAACAGACCCGACCAAAGCTGCAGAGGCCTTCAAGAGCTATCTAACAGCACACCCAGACACCGACGTAATTTTCACGCTGGGGCCGCTTGGCGCACACCCAGCCCTACAAGTTTTAAGGGAAATGAAGCTGACAGGAAAAGTACACCTCCTAACAGTAGACATTGACGACACAATTCTGAAGGCAATCGATGCCGGCGAGCTTGACGCTGCAGTCAGCCAACAGCCATACGCTCAGGGCTTCCTACCCGTAGTTTTCATGTATCTCTACGTCAAGTACGGCATCATCCCGCCTCCACAGGTTCCGACTGGTCCTACAGTCATTGACAAGGCTAGACTAGAAACTGTCAGGAAACAGATTGCTACCACTGGTGGAGCGTAA
- a CDS encoding monomethylamine:corrinoid methyltransferase — MARQLIAEFRARAGEYVEQKRFDLEHVSRRVAELEKEYGVHFDPSSPLPDESLGKAVFEAGFTLAVEAGLYIVDESRVAKFSEEELREALKSARNRIVVGRGRDARKLGYREPGDRVFVFGGLAGTPTPLEFFVESAASYALVLRVDGIDHGSVQTVMGEMVRSGAPSEVLAGLREMESLRSALRMAGRPGMHVLGAESSVGSVGSLGAMSLGLLRRGDAQLLPVLNELKTDYHQLVKAYVGSLRGVLGAALVDPVVGGFARGPAGSAIVSVAEILLAMVAYDASYFLVHPVHIVKKATSTIECMWVESVVGLANRYMRLPLVGDVWPANGGGTREYLYEVAANTLVAVVSGLNLLGPVPENGTQPNGGGVDAMFMAGLADRMVEENVGFNRAWGFAVELYKRYEARIVSPDPGKPFWELYDAKKIAPRKEWLETINETIREIAQYI, encoded by the coding sequence GTGGCTAGACAGCTCATAGCAGAGTTTAGGGCAAGGGCTGGGGAATACGTTGAGCAGAAGCGGTTTGACCTAGAGCATGTCTCTAGGAGGGTTGCAGAGCTAGAGAAAGAGTATGGCGTACATTTTGACCCTTCTAGCCCTCTGCCCGACGAGTCTCTCGGCAAGGCCGTCTTCGAGGCAGGCTTCACGCTTGCAGTTGAGGCCGGGCTCTACATAGTGGACGAGTCTCGTGTCGCAAAGTTCAGCGAGGAGGAGTTGCGGGAGGCCCTGAAGAGTGCAAGGAATAGGATTGTAGTCGGAAGGGGCCGCGACGCGAGGAAACTTGGCTATAGGGAGCCTGGTGACAGGGTATTCGTGTTTGGGGGCCTCGCTGGGACCCCTACCCCACTAGAGTTTTTTGTCGAGTCTGCCGCTTCATATGCTCTTGTCCTGAGGGTTGACGGTATCGACCATGGAAGTGTGCAGACCGTGATGGGTGAGATGGTTCGTAGTGGTGCGCCAAGCGAGGTGTTGGCTGGCTTGAGGGAGATGGAGTCGCTTAGGAGCGCGCTTAGGATGGCTGGGAGGCCGGGTATGCATGTACTCGGGGCTGAGAGCAGCGTAGGTTCTGTGGGTAGCCTGGGAGCCATGTCTTTGGGCTTGCTCCGCCGGGGCGACGCACAGCTCCTGCCGGTCTTGAACGAGTTGAAGACTGACTATCACCAGCTAGTGAAGGCATATGTAGGCAGTCTAAGAGGGGTGCTGGGCGCGGCGCTCGTGGATCCAGTTGTCGGCGGGTTTGCGAGGGGGCCGGCTGGCTCGGCAATTGTCTCCGTGGCAGAGATTCTGCTTGCAATGGTCGCCTATGATGCGAGCTATTTCCTTGTCCACCCCGTCCACATTGTCAAGAAGGCTACTTCTACGATTGAGTGTATGTGGGTCGAGTCGGTCGTGGGGCTGGCTAACAGGTATATGAGGCTCCCGCTCGTTGGGGATGTGTGGCCGGCCAATGGAGGGGGGACAAGGGAGTATCTCTATGAAGTAGCCGCGAACACGCTTGTAGCGGTTGTTTCCGGGTTAAACCTTCTGGGACCTGTCCCGGAAAACGGTACACAGCCTAATGGTGGCGGAGTTGATGCCATGTTTATGGCTGGCCTAGCTGACAGAATGGTCGAAGAAAATGTAGGCTTTAACAGGGCGTGGGGCTTCGCTGTGGAGCTCTACAAGAGATATGAAGCCAGGATCGTGAGCCCCGATCCAGGGAAGCCTTTCTGGGAGCTTTACGACGCCAAGAAAATAGCTCCGCGGAAAGAGTGGCTCGAAACAATAAATGAGACTATTAGAGAAATCGCTCAATACATCTAA
- a CDS encoding ABC transporter permease yields MSIGKNVKPHGFIARHPEIGVLASFFSIALIFIVRVPDKFLTVPTLYSILTLAGELGVASIGVAFLMITGEFNLSISSVYALVPMGVVLMVNLWGVDMLAASIIMLLVAYGIGVTVGYITIKTGIPSFISSLGMMMFLRGILLAVTGGFPVRLERDHWLTYVLNGPIGDLGLRTSAVWLLVLTAIFAFILDWTPYGNWTYAVGASSNTARELGVSVSKVKLTNFGVSSLLAGLAGLMALSRFRVVDPTLGQGLELETITSAVLGGCLLTGGYGSISGTFLGAFLIAMTRVGLVLAQAPAYWYSAFIGIILIIATVINLFIVKKYVTSG; encoded by the coding sequence ATGAGTATTGGTAAAAATGTTAAACCCCACGGATTCATTGCTAGACATCCAGAAATAGGTGTCCTTGCCAGCTTTTTCTCAATAGCACTGATCTTTATAGTGAGGGTTCCAGACAAGTTCCTCACAGTTCCCACCCTTTACAGCATACTCACGCTTGCAGGAGAACTTGGAGTGGCAAGCATAGGTGTAGCTTTTCTGATGATAACAGGTGAATTTAACCTATCTATTAGCTCGGTCTATGCATTGGTACCAATGGGTGTAGTCCTCATGGTAAACCTGTGGGGCGTAGACATGCTGGCCGCATCTATTATCATGCTTCTCGTCGCTTACGGTATAGGTGTCACCGTTGGGTATATCACTATTAAAACTGGGATCCCAAGCTTTATCAGTTCACTCGGCATGATGATGTTTCTCAGGGGCATACTCTTGGCCGTAACAGGAGGCTTCCCAGTGAGGCTTGAAAGAGACCACTGGCTAACATATGTCCTGAACGGGCCCATTGGAGATTTGGGTCTAAGGACAAGCGCCGTCTGGCTACTAGTTCTAACAGCCATATTCGCCTTTATCTTGGACTGGACACCCTACGGGAACTGGACATATGCAGTTGGCGCAAGTAGCAACACAGCACGCGAATTAGGCGTGTCGGTTTCCAAGGTTAAGCTGACGAATTTTGGCGTATCATCTCTGCTAGCCGGCCTCGCCGGACTAATGGCTCTCAGCCGTTTCAGGGTCGTTGACCCTACTCTGGGCCAGGGACTAGAGTTAGAGACCATTACTTCTGCTGTTCTCGGAGGCTGTCTCCTCACGGGAGGATATGGAAGCATCTCCGGAACTTTTCTGGGAGCCTTCCTAATAGCGATGACCCGTGTCGGACTCGTGCTGGCACAGGCGCCCGCCTACTGGTACAGCGCGTTTATTGGAATCATACTGATAATTGCGACCGTAATAAACCTCTTCATAGTCAAGAAATACGTGACAAGCGGGTGA
- a CDS encoding archaellin/type IV pilin N-terminal domain-containing protein — protein sequence MKRTGVSPVIATLLLIVIAVAAAVLAYIWIIGYQGTLTQQASTAQLQERIKIEAVQYDSGTNTLTVYVRNIGDVNVVIDALYLYDKTGTAIGQSTGVGLTLNPGEVKSGTVSLTGGLTSGQTYTVKAVTQKGTEATYTFTYRT from the coding sequence ATGAAGAGAACCGGGGTCAGCCCCGTAATAGCCACACTCCTACTAATAGTTATAGCAGTAGCAGCGGCAGTCCTAGCATACATATGGATAATAGGATACCAAGGAACACTAACACAGCAAGCAAGCACAGCACAACTACAAGAAAGAATAAAAATAGAGGCAGTACAATACGACTCCGGAACGAACACTTTAACTGTTTACGTCAGAAACATCGGAGACGTAAATGTAGTAATTGACGCATTATATCTATACGATAAAACGGGAACTGCAATTGGACAAAGCACAGGTGTAGGCCTTACTCTCAACCCAGGAGAGGTAAAGAGCGGAACTGTTTCACTAACTGGAGGTCTCACCTCTGGACAAACCTACACTGTTAAGGCTGTAACACAAAAGGGTACTGAAGCTACCTATACTTTCACATACAGGACTTAA
- a CDS encoding ATP-binding cassette domain-containing protein: MAGNMLLEMKGIVKRFGHVEALRGVDFHVEKAEIVGLVGDNGAGKSTLVKIIAGVYQPDAGQMFFEGEPVVFRHPSEARARGIEIVYQHLALIDLLGIDRNIFLGREPLKKIGPFKVLDKEKMEKEAGRILQEIGLKRIRSPQEKVAKLSGGERQSVAIARAMHFKAKLLILDEPTAALSVRETRKVLDHVLDVKKQGVSVILISHNIYHVYEVSDRIVVLDHGRKILDTPKEEVTPEEVIEVIRTGGAVIAT, translated from the coding sequence ATGGCGGGCAACATGCTCCTCGAAATGAAGGGCATAGTGAAAAGGTTTGGGCACGTTGAGGCGTTGCGTGGAGTCGACTTCCACGTGGAAAAGGCTGAAATTGTTGGACTCGTGGGCGACAACGGCGCCGGCAAATCCACATTGGTAAAGATAATTGCAGGGGTATACCAGCCCGACGCTGGACAAATGTTCTTCGAGGGAGAACCAGTCGTCTTCAGGCACCCCAGCGAGGCCAGGGCTAGGGGAATAGAAATAGTCTACCAGCACCTAGCACTCATAGATCTCCTGGGCATAGATAGGAACATATTCCTGGGACGAGAGCCACTAAAAAAGATTGGGCCCTTCAAGGTTCTAGACAAAGAGAAAATGGAGAAGGAAGCAGGCAGAATACTCCAAGAGATAGGGCTCAAACGTATAAGGTCACCGCAAGAAAAGGTCGCAAAGTTAAGCGGAGGCGAGAGGCAAAGCGTAGCCATAGCTAGAGCGATGCACTTCAAAGCAAAACTACTTATACTAGACGAGCCTACAGCCGCCCTCTCGGTCCGCGAAACAAGGAAAGTCCTGGACCACGTACTAGACGTGAAGAAGCAGGGAGTAAGCGTCATACTGATCTCTCACAATATCTACCACGTCTACGAAGTTTCAGACAGGATAGTTGTGCTAGACCACGGGAGAAAAATACTCGACACGCCAAAAGAGGAAGTTACACCAGAAGAAGTAATAGAAGTAATAAGGACAGGGGGCGCAGTCATAGCTACCTAA